The DNA region ATGTTGTATCCATCACCACGCTCGACCGCCTGTACAACTGGGGACGTCGTTCGTCGGTGTGGCCCCTCATGTTCGGTCTGGCTTGCTGCGCCATCGAAATGATCGCCGCGCAAGCCGCCCGCTACGACATGGCGCGCTTCGGCATGGAGGTCATGCGCCCCACCCCGCGCCAGGCGGACATGATGCTGGTCTCCGGCACGGTCACCAAAAAGATGCTGCCGTCCATCATCCGCCTGTACAACCAGATGCCCGAACCGAAATATGTGGTGGCGATGGGCGCGTGCGCATCCAGCGGCGGACCGTTCAAGGAAGGCTATAACGTCGTGGCCGGCATCGATAAATTCCTGCCCGTCGACGTGTACATCCCCGGCTGCCCTCCTACCCCGCAGGCATTGATCGCCGGGCTGATCAAACTGCAGGAAAAGATCGACAAGCAATCCATCAAGAAAGTCCGCTGGTATCAAAAAGGCAAGGTAGACCCGAACTACGTCCCGATGCCGATCCT from Anaerolineales bacterium includes:
- the nuoB gene encoding NADH-quinone oxidoreductase subunit NuoB, whose amino-acid sequence is MENEGLNLPNYNIPEDIQNVVSITTLDRLYNWGRRSSVWPLMFGLACCAIEMIAAQAARYDMARFGMEVMRPTPRQADMMLVSGTVTKKMLPSIIRLYNQMPEPKYVVAMGACASSGGPFKEGYNVVAGIDKFLPVDVYIPGCPPTPQALIAGLIKLQEKIDKQSIKKVRWYQKGKVDPNYVPMPILGPDLIDVRRNAEFKQVAAQTAQKEGEA